The following coding sequences are from one Bacteroidota bacterium window:
- a CDS encoding TRAP transporter small permease encodes AESFAIIMLFVFAGVACYYGYQLWLKATLAGHTTDTYLAPPKMVTHAPVWVGSALLMLQGAVQLYRVWADDESTQGTHP; translated from the coding sequence CGCTGAAAGCTTCGCGATCATCATGCTGTTCGTGTTTGCCGGTGTTGCCTGCTACTACGGTTACCAGTTGTGGTTGAAGGCGACGCTGGCTGGTCACACGACAGACACCTACCTTGCACCGCCGAAAATGGTGACCCATGCGCCCGTGTGGGTGGGTAGTGCGCTACTCATGCTGCAGGGTGCTGTTCAACTCTACCGCGTGTGGGCCGACGACGAGTCGACCCAAGGGACGCACCCATAG